In the genome of Bacteroidales bacterium, the window CTGCTGCCATAAGCACTTCGGCAATGGTTTCAGCATCTTCTTGTGGGCAACCAATGGTTATAAATAATTTTTTAGTATATTCAGAAAGAGTTGAATACGCAATGGGTTTATTCATATTATTCTATTTTTCTATTAACCAAAGTTGCTGTAGCTTGTGCAGTTGGCATGACAACTAAATCGTTGATATTAACGTGGGGTGGAAGGGTTAAAATAAATTGTACAATATTGGCAATATCTTCGGCTTGGAGTGCCTTAAAACCTTCATATACTTTAGTTGCTCTCTCGGCATTACCTTTAAATCGTACCATAGAGAATTCTGTTTCGACCATACCAGGGTGTATGGCTGTAACTTTAAAGCCTTTTTCGAGTAGGTCGATTCGCATTCCTTGGGTAAGAGCATCAACAGCGGCTTTAGTTGCACAATAAACATTACCATTGGGGTAGACTTGTTTGCCAGCAATTGAACCAATATTGATTATTTGTTTTGTGCTACTTGCTTTCATAAGTGGCAATACTTTTTTGGTAATATACAAAAGCCCTTTGATATTTGTGTCAATCATAGTCTCCCAATCGTTTAAATCGCCTTCGTCAATGGGATTTAAACCTGCTGCTAAACCAGCATTATTGATGAGGACGTCAATTTTACTCCAATCTTTAGGTAGGGTATTGATAACATGTTCTACTTGTTTAAAATCGCGAATATCAAAATTTAGCGATAATACTTTAGTCTTGGTGCGTAATGTTTTTTCAATATTTGATAATAATTGAGCTCTTCTACCGGTAATAATTAATCGATATCCTTGTTCGGCTAACGTAAAGGCAATTGCTTTTCCAATTCCTGCTGTTGCTCCTGTTATAAAGACGATTTTTTCCATATGGTTTTTATTTTGAAAAATATTTTATTAAAATCGATGAAATTTATTAGCAAATATAATAAAAACGGCAATGCCGGAACTTTATATCTGACTAAAGCGCCTAAAACGGGGGTGGTTAGTCCAATTAAAATAAATAACATTATACTGAATAATAATGAAAACCACATCCAAATATGGAATTGATTTTTTTTGAAAAAAAGAGGTATAAGCAACATAATAATTAATATGAAAAGGTTTTCGATAGCTGCAAGCATTGAAGTGAAATTATGAGCTTCAAAAATATGAGGACGGAATAAGCTATTAAGGAGTGCATTTGGAGTATTGATTAAAAATGAATAAAAAGAATCTTCTAGGCGAGGTATTTCAATTTTACTTCCAACATTGGTAAAAGAATTAATCATATTGATAAAATCGTGTTGTTTGGCAGTTGTTATTTCTGAAAAATTGTAAGGAATAAAATATTCACTTTGGAAATAAAGTGCAATAAAAATGATTGGAATTAAAATAAAAATAATCTCTTTTTTTATATTTTTCAAATGTTTGGAAAGTATAATTGAGATGAATGCTGGTAATGCAATAATAAGAATATACATTTTACTATAAGCTAAAAAAATAGCAAAAAGTAGTATTAAGAGTATTCTTTTTAACGTTATTTGTTTAAGATATTGATTAACTGAATATAATAATCCTCCTAAGCTAAAGAAAACCAAGCTTTCTTTTAATATGGCAGATGACCAAAATGCAGTAGAAGGTATTAAAAAAATAAAGAATGCTAATATTAGGTGATTTTGTGTGAAATATTCTGATAATACTCGAAAGATTGCAAAAAGTCCAATAAATGAAAGAAATAAAAAAATAAGTGTGTTTATAAAATAATTGTTTAATGCGAATAAATTGATAAAAGCATTTAAACGAATGATTGTTTTGTTTTCGTTTATAACCTCGTATTCATAGGGTTTTATCCAGAAATTCATTTTTTTGTAATACTTTTCTTTTATTTCGTTGGTGTTATCGCCAATACCTGTCATCATTTTCAGGTAGTTTGACGGATTATCGCGAAGCGAGTGAAATAGTATTTGTCCATCGTCGTAATATTTAAATATATCATTATCAACTCGGTTGTTTGGATAATAAAGTGTATAGATGCCATATAGAAAAAACGAAACAATTACTTTAAAAATAAAAAATAAAAATATCCATTTATATGAAATGGATGAATCTTTAAAGAATTTCCATTTTGTGATTATCCAGAGAATTAAAAAAAATATAGCGATATAGTAAATAATATTAAGCATTTAGCTGAATCGTTTCGTCGTTAAAAATAAAGGTAATTGATTTTTTAATTTCGGGATGGAGCGACAAATTTACAGGGCAGGTTTCAACTATGCGTTTGAGTGCTTCTTTTTGTTTATTTGTATAATGAACATCTGGGAATGTAAAAATAGCTATTATTTCAGCTATTCTTCTTGGCGAGGTGCCCATTATTTTTGTAACTTCTACTTTAGTACCGTTGATGTTGTAGCCAAAATGTTCGCTTCCAATTCCCATAATGGTAAGTATGCATGAGGCGAACGAAGTTGCGGCTAAATCGGTAGGCGAAAAAAATTCACCTTTACCGTGATTATCGATGGGGGCATCGGTAATTATTTCTGTTCCTGATTGCAAATGCTTGGCTTTTGTTCTTAAATTTCCTAAATAAATTACTTCTGATGTTGCCATAATATGTTAAGCTAAATATTTAAAACGATCGGCATCTAATTTAATGAAAATAAACAACAAAATGGTAAATGACCAAAGAGAGCTACCTCCGTAACTAAAAAATGGGAGTGGAATGCCAATTACCGGTACAAGTCCGATGGTCATACCGATGTTTATGGCAAGGTGAAAAAATAATATCGATATTACACCATAACCGTAAATTCTGCTAAATGCTAAACGTTGTCGTTCGGCAAGCTGAATAAGTCGAAGTAAAAATGTAGTGTATAAAAGTAAGAGCAAAAAACTGCCAATAAAACCGTGTTCTTCGCCAACAGTACAAAAAATAAAATCGGTACTTTGCTCCGGTACGAAATTATATTTGGTTTGTGTGCCTTGCAAAAATCCTTTTCCCCATAAACCTCCAGATCCAATAGCTATTTTAGATTGATTTACATTATAGCCAACTCCTTTAAGGTCGTTCGATTTTCCTAATAGCTCATTAATGCGAGCTTGTTGATGGGGCTCTAAGACTTTATTGAAAATATATTCGACTGTAAAAGTAAAAGCAATGCTACCAATTAAAAATATTCCTATTATAAAAGCATATTTGATTTTTTTTAGTTTTCCTATAACCATAAATATTATAGTTGTTATTACAACAATACTGATAAGTAATAATTTGTATTCAATATTAAGTTTAAATAAATAATTTATTCCCCATAAAATAATAAATACTCCAATAAAAATGCCTATGCCACTAATTATATATCGCAATTGACCATTAAGGAAGGTAAATATTATAAGAGTAGTTACGAGTAATGTATAAATAATCGTTACTTGGTCTATTAACAATGACATTATAAAAAGAATAATAGAAACTACTCCCAAAAATAATACATAGGGTGTAAGTCCTTCGCGGTATAATACAAAAATAAATGAAGTAAAAACAAGTGCTGTGCCTGTATCGTGTTGCATTAAAACGATTACCATAGGGAAAAGTATCATAGTTAAAATTACAGTAAGGTTTTTTAAGTTATGAATTTTAAAATTATAAGAGCTTAAGAATTTTGCTAATGCCAAATTTAAAGCAAATTTTAAAAATTCTGATGGTTGAATTCTAATCCAACCTATTTCGAACCATGCTTTTTGTCCGTTAATTTCTTTTCCAAAAAATGTTACAGAAAAAGTAATGAGTAACAAAAAAATATATAAGGGTGTAGAAAAAATACTATAGATACTGCTATCGGTTAAAAGAATGATTAAGGCAATAAAAAGTGAACTCAAAATCCAAATAAGTTGCTTACCATATTGTTGCGAAAAGTCGAGAATAGAATTGTGTTCTTCGTTATAAACAGCCGCAAAAATATTAAACCATCCGAGCAATACAATTATTAAAAATATACCTACTGTCCACCAATCAATGTTTTTTAATATGTTTGTTTCGCGTTGCATTATCGATATATTAAGTTTGTTTCCATCATTTGTTTTTCGAGTTCGGTTCGTCTAATTTTTCTTTTAAGATATTTTTCAATCATAAGGCTTGCAATAGGGGCAGCATAAGTAGCTCCAAATCCAGCATTTTCTACAATAACGGCAATCGCAATTTTGGCGTTGTTTTTGGGTGCAAATGCAATAAAAATAGAATGGTCTTTACCATGTGGATTTTGTGCTGTACCTGTTTTGCCGCATACGGATATACTATCAATTTGTGCATTTCGAGCTGTACCCGCCAGAACAACATTTTCCATCCCTTCAATAACAGGCTCAAAATATTGAGAATCTATTTTTGTATAATGTTTAGTTTTAAAAGCAGAATTATCCCAGTGAGCATCTTGAATTTCACGGACCACGTGAGGCGTGTAATAAAAACCTCTGTTTGCTATGGTTGCGGCGTAATTGGCTAATTGTAATGGAGTGATACCCATTTCTCCTTGTCCTATCGAAAGGGAAATTATAGTAAGTGGACGCCAACGATGTTTTCCAAAATATTTGTCGTAATATTTAACTGTAGGAACATTGCCTTTTAGTTCATAGGCTAAATCGGAGCCAAGTTTTTCGCCGAAACCAAAAGAAGTTA includes:
- a CDS encoding SDR family NAD(P)-dependent oxidoreductase yields the protein MEKIVFITGATAGIGKAIAFTLAEQGYRLIITGRRAQLLSNIEKTLRTKTKVLSLNFDIRDFKQVEHVINTLPKDWSKIDVLINNAGLAAGLNPIDEGDLNDWETMIDTNIKGLLYITKKVLPLMKASSTKQIINIGSIAGKQVYPNGNVYCATKAAVDALTQGMRIDLLEKGFKVTAIHPGMVETEFSMVRFKGNAERATKVYEGFKALQAEDIANIVQFILTLPPHVNINDLVVMPTAQATATLVNRKIE
- a CDS encoding OsmC family protein; translated protein: MATSEVIYLGNLRTKAKHLQSGTEIITDAPIDNHGKGEFFSPTDLAATSFASCILTIMGIGSEHFGYNINGTKVEVTKIMGTSPRRIAEIIAIFTFPDVHYTNKQKEALKRIVETCPVNLSLHPEIKKSITFIFNDETIQLNA
- a CDS encoding rod shape-determining protein RodA — translated: MQRETNILKNIDWWTVGIFLIIVLLGWFNIFAAVYNEEHNSILDFSQQYGKQLIWILSSLFIALIILLTDSSIYSIFSTPLYIFLLLITFSVTFFGKEINGQKAWFEIGWIRIQPSEFLKFALNLALAKFLSSYNFKIHNLKNLTVILTMILFPMVIVLMQHDTGTALVFTSFIFVLYREGLTPYVLFLGVVSIILFIMSLLIDQVTIIYTLLVTTLIIFTFLNGQLRYIISGIGIFIGVFIILWGINYLFKLNIEYKLLLISIVVITTIIFMVIGKLKKIKYAFIIGIFLIGSIAFTFTVEYIFNKVLEPHQQARINELLGKSNDLKGVGYNVNQSKIAIGSGGLWGKGFLQGTQTKYNFVPEQSTDFIFCTVGEEHGFIGSFLLLLLYTTFLLRLIQLAERQRLAFSRIYGYGVISILFFHLAINIGMTIGLVPVIGIPLPFFSYGGSSLWSFTILLFIFIKLDADRFKYLA